The Papaver somniferum cultivar HN1 chromosome 6, ASM357369v1, whole genome shotgun sequence genome segment GAGgagctaaagatgaaagctctctatactatatgatttttgcaatccatatTATGACACTGGGGTCAACACATTTTTGTGTGAAGGGGAGGACATtcaaatgactagtatgatttcaacacacaGACGGTCCATATGTCTGTTCGATCAGGCCGGATCGTGGAGATTGGGTATTGACTTACCAAggtttatctgtgtttttcatgttttattgaggttttcattcatgtgggggattgttggaacaatatttattaattattattttaaggtttttaactaaataaaattaatttattgttttgtttgtgaatgaaaaacttattagtcccacattgtggagttttcactttttagttgttttaagagactatataagcttcttagtcccacatcggggaattACTctttttaaattgttttatttcattatataaagaaattcactatttttgtaaaatctatgggtaATGGggttttctctatattttagagagacccccgagggaaaatattttatattgcttTAGCATTCGcaattttccttaatgttttttcggagttgccaagctcaagttgtgCATCTAccacatatgctagtagtaggtgtattacgGTGTTTTATCCTGCAGATATCCGTCCTatgagggctataacatcacttttgagtgtagccgggcgctaatgtcttaaggacagcgtgttgaacacgtgactcactctgttttccaaagttttgccctgTTGCTGTTGCAGAGATATGGGGAGATTGTTCGTTttgtcaaagcaatcacttccattataaaggagataagtatcaataacttttgcttatttgattctttctttgtttttgattattgcaccaaaCAGTGTAGGCCGTGCCGTTTACTCGGAACCTATACAACTCTGGGATGAAACCACTGGAAGGATGACAAATTCTGAGACACACTTCTCATTCATCATTGATGGACATAATGCGACTTCTGCTGGTGATGGTATGGCTTTCTTTCTTGCACCTTTTGGGTCTACACTTCCTCCAGATTCTTGGGGTGGAGCTCTTGGCTTATTGACTCGAAACGTATCTGAAAACAATTTGGAGAAGAATCAAATTGTTGCAGTTGAGTTCGACAGTTATAAAAACCCATTTGATCCAAGTTCAGATCATGTCGGTATCAATGTTAACTCCATAGTATCTGTTGCTAATGTGTCATTGACAGATGGTACTGTAAGGGACGGAAGAAAAGCCAATGCTTGGGTAACTTATAATTCTACTACGAAAAATTTGAGTGTTTTTCTAACTTGTGCTGAAGTTCTCAATAGGAGTTCTACTTTGAATCATGTTGTTGATTTAAGCAAAGTTCTACGAGCAGATTACTGTTGGATTTTCAGCCGCCACCGGGTTGTTTTTTGAGGATCATAAAGTCCTTTCTTGGAGATTTAATTCCACTTTAGAATTAATCGAGGTACCAAAAGATAATAACAAAACTGGTGAAGGAAATAATTATCAGACAATAGCACCAACAATAGCACCAACAAGTACACAAGGGaaaggtaataaaactgatgaagGAAATACTGATCAAAACATAGCACCAACAAGTACACGAGGGACAGCTAATAAACCCGATTAAGGAAATAGTGATCAAAAGATAGCACCAACAAGTACACAAGGGACAGGTAATACAACCGGGTCAGCGGTTGGTCTTGGTGTTGGCCTTGGTGTTTTAGGTTTTGGTCTTGGTTTTGCTTTGTTTATCTATTGGAAGAGAAGACGTTGCGCAAGACattatagaaatgctacttaaatCATGAAATTTTGAATATGTATACACAGTGTTTAAAATAGCGAAAGCGTAAGCAATGCCTTCACTTAGTACAGCGTAAAGCGCTATTAAAAAAGCGTTAGTAAAGCGCTGCCCCACAAAATAGTTGGTAATGTAAAGAAATAAATACTTAAAAATGTAAATGGAACTTCCTAGGAGAAAATCAAGAAATCTGTATGAAACTAAGTTGTGAATGGAAATTAAGAAGTTCGGAAACCTACCAAAGGGAAATAAAGGAGTTCTGAAACATAACAAGGGGAATAGTTGAGCTATGTAACTAGCTAAGACTGTCTGCATCATCCAAATCATCCTCAAAATAGCCATCCTCATCACCATGCGGAAGAAGAAGGGGTAGAGACtagaagaaaaagaggaagaaaaaacGTTTTCTTCTTATAGAATATAGAAGTCCAAGAGATttggttaggtttttttttattatatatataagaTACAGGGCCTAAACACTATGTATACATAAGTTAGCTTATTTCACCTAGTATGTTACCTGCCGAGAAAATTTAAGTCGATGAATAATATCTAATTAGTTAAAATGTCACCAAATTACATGTTGTACATAAATAAAAAAGATCCTAAATTAAAAGACAAAACTACATCAAACTAAATCTGCAATTATGCTTATTATATAATTATAAACAAGATTAGTTTTTCAAAAtccaatgtaaaaaaaaaaagcctATCCAACctatcaacattcaaaaatctatATTTCAAATAAATAGTCGAAAATGATTCCATATCAGCCTTGCTTATTGCGATTCTTCATTGTTATTTATCTTTAAACTTTCCCATTGCTTATTGGAAAATACATAATATGTTTTTATATACTTAAATCCTAACCTGGCTTTGTCCCAATGGTTTTAAGGGGCTCCGTCCGTTTTCTCTTTGATACATGGTATGGTATAGTCTAGATGTGAAGCCACTGAGATTTCCCCCAAAGACCTAGTCCCAAGTCCGTAAATATTTACACAACTTTGTTATGGTTTTGTTCTTTAAACAAAATCATATGGCTGAAAAGAGACTTTTAGTTACTGATTATGAAGCAGAAACAATGACCTATTGTTGTCGGAAATCGTCGCTAAAAGGAAGGTTCGAGAATTAAATGTCTACAAGTTTTAGCCACGGTTGGAAATAGAATGTCTACGAGGTTTTCTTGGGTTAGAAAACATGTAAGATAGTTGGGAGAAGTGCAGGTTTTCCAAGTTTAGGTTTCCAATTTAAAGTACGAGAATATTTTTAAACTTCACTAAGAGTCCGACAACGAGGATATCATGACTACTATATAAAAAAGACTTGTACGGTGAAGGGGGATCATCCTCTTTATAACGAGAGATCGAGGGTCATAACCATTGTGTCCAAAAATTATAGGTGATGAGGGAAAATCTATATGAAAAGAGCAACTTGCAATAAAAACGGGTATAAGATAAATATAAGGTTTTCAGGGTTCATTGGGGTGGGCTACAACTCACTCTAGTCACCCCTCCCTTTGTGGATGGAAGCCAGTGATTAACCGGACAGAGATGCTGGTATAGACATGACTTAAAACACAACTTACCAAATCGCATACACTAAAGTTAGGGCTATATattaggtagggtgggtaggacaTCACCTATTTCGCCACCTTGCCCGCTGACTGGCGGGTAATAAAacctttacccgccaccctacccatcGTGACAGCTTACCCGACCTATGAAAAAGCCAGTAAAATATTAAAGACCATAACTCAAAACATTCTGATCAAGCCATCGATCATTACAAATGGAATAATGCATTTGCTAACGTAAGTCCATCCAAACATCTAACCTATGCAGAAGTTTAACAAAACATGGAAGTGCAGGGTTTGAAGTCGACTAAATATGTTCAGCTCCTTTTATAGGGTAGCAATTAAGCTTCACCAGTCTCAACCATTAGATGCTTATATTCAGatcgaaaagaaaataaaaaaacgcTCAACCACCACAATTATATAAGAAAACcggttaaaaaaaaattaacaaaattagATTCAAAAATGATTTATGTTCCTGAACACCTAGAGCGCCTCCTTTACTGGATCAGTAACAATTACCTGTCttattatcattttttctgagaaatggtattgattttagggaaaaaaaaaagaagaaaaaatctcaACTAGCGCTGAACATGATTTCGGTTTTCCGT includes the following:
- the LOC113286567 gene encoding agglutinin-2-like gives rise to the protein MTNSETHFSFIIDGHNATSAGDGMAFFLAPFGSTLPPDSWGGALGLLTRNVSENNLEKNQIVAVEFDSYKNPFDPSSDHVGINVNSIVSVANVSLTDGTVRDGRKANAWITVGFSAATGLFFEDHKVLSWRFNSTLELIEVPKDNNKTGEGNNYQTIAPTIAPTSTQGKGNKTDEGNTDQNIAPTSTRGTANKPD